One window from the genome of Salvia splendens isolate huo1 chromosome 9, SspV2, whole genome shotgun sequence encodes:
- the LOC121746876 gene encoding dolichyl-diphosphooligosaccharide--protein glycosyltransferase 48 kDa subunit-like, whose protein sequence is MAAPKVAFLLLNLISILPLLVSSFSPDRPTDRRILVVLDDLSLKSSHSLFFSSLKSRGFDLDFKLADDPAIAVKRYGQYMYDGLILLSPSTERFGGSLDVEGVLDFVDSGHDLIVSADANASDLIRNIAAECGVDFDEDPSAVIVDHSSYAVSETEGDHTLIAADDFIQSDVILGNKKIEATVLFKGIGHSLNPANSMVLKALSASPSSYSTNPSSKLSSQPPSLYGTAISLVSVVQARNAARIMISGSLDMFSNRLFRAGVQKSGSLNKYEKSGNEQFITELSKWIFHERGHLKAVNLRHNKVGESEEPSMYRINDDLEFSVEIFEWSGSSWVPHVSKDVQVQFYMMSPYVLKTLSTNGKGLYHTSFKVPDVYGVFQFKVEYQKLGYTSLSLSKQIPVRPFKHNEYERFITTAFPYYGASFSMMAGFFIFSGVYLYNK, encoded by the exons ATGGCAGCGCCAAAAGTCGCCTTCCTCCTGCTCAACCTAATTTCAATCCTGCCGCTCCTCGTCTCCTCGTTCTCCCCCGATCGCCCCACGGATCGCCGGATTCTTGTTGTGCTCGACGATCTCTCCCTCAAATCCTCTCATTCCCTATTCTTCTCATCCCTAAAATCCCGAGGTTTCGATCTCGATTTCAAGCTCGCAGACGATCCCGCCATTGCGGTCAAGCGATATGGCCAGTATATGTACGATGGGCTCATTCTGTTGTCTCCTTCCACCGAGC GTTTTGGGGGGTCATTGGATGTGGAGGGGGTTTTGGATTTCGTTGATTCCGGTCATGACTTGATTGTGTCGGCGGATGCAAATGCATCGGATTTGATTCGGAACATTGCTGCTGAATGCGGGGTTGATTTTGATGAG GATCCCTCTGCTGTTATTGTTGATCACAGTAGTTATGCTGTGTCAGAAACTGAGGGAGATCATACCTTAATTGCTGCAGATGATTTTATTCAGTCTGATGTTATTCTTGGAAACAAGAAAATTGAG GCCACTGTGCTTTTCAAAGGGATTGGACATTCACTTAATCCTGCTAATAGCATG GTTTTAAAAGCTCTTTCTGCATCACCTTCCTCATATTCCACCAATCCAAGCTCAAAGCTGTCTAGCCAGCCACCATCGCTCTATGGAACAGCCATCTCACTAGTCTCAGTTGTGCAG GCTAGGAATGCTGCACGAATCATGATATCTGGTTCATTGGACATGTTCAGCAACAG GTTGTTCAGAGCAGGAGTGCAAAAAAGTGGGAGTTTGAATAA GTATGAGAAATCTGGCAATGAACAGTTTATCACTGAACTTAGCAAATGGATTTTCCATGAAAGGGGTCATCTGAAG GCTGTGAATCTTAGACACAACAAAGTTGGTGAAAGTGAAGAGCCTTCGATGTATAGGATCAATGATGACCTG GAATTTTCtgttgaaatttttgaatgGTCTGGAAGTAGTTGGGTACCACATGTTTCAAAGGACGTTCAGGTGCAGTTCTACATGATGAGCCCCTATGTCTTGAAAACTTTGTCAACAAATGGGAAG GGGCTCTATCACACTTCATTCAAGGTACCAGATGTTTATGGAGTTTTCCAGTTTAAGGTTGAGTATCAGAAGCTGGGATACACTAGTTTATCGCTTTCAAAGCAG ATTCCTGTACGGCCATTCAAGCATAATGAATATGAAAGATTCATCACGACAGCTTTTCCATATTATGGAGCTTCATTTTCCATG ATGGCTGGATTCTTCATCTTCAGCGGCGTTTACCTCTACAACAAGTAG